Proteins from a genomic interval of Dasania marina DSM 21967:
- the lysA gene encoding diaminopimelate decarboxylase — translation MDAFLYQDNELFAEQVALTQIAETYGTPTYVYSRRHLEERFLSYQNALQGREHLICYAVKANSNIAVLNVLARLGSGFDIVSIGELERVLAAGGEASKIVYSGVAKTQADIAHALKAGIHCFNVESEDELEAINQVAAQLNMPARVSLRLNPNVDAKTHPYISTGLKDNKFGIDIARAPKVYQHANSLSHIEVIGVDCHIGSQLTDISPFLDALDILLALIDQLAEQGITIKHLDLGGGLGVRYHDETPPEPAEYVAAVLDRLGDRKLTLAFEPGRSIAANAGVLLTKVEYLKCNPHKNFAIIDAAMNDMIRPALYQAWMNILPVTPRAEGQSRSYDIVGPVCETGDFLGKDRELILEQGDLLAVAGAGAYGFTMSSNYNSRGRAAEIMVDGDNCHVIRARETIADLMLGEAVLPG, via the coding sequence ATGGACGCTTTTCTATATCAAGACAATGAGTTATTTGCTGAGCAAGTGGCCCTCACGCAAATAGCTGAAACCTATGGCACCCCCACGTATGTGTATTCACGTCGCCATCTTGAAGAGCGCTTTTTATCTTATCAAAACGCACTACAAGGCCGCGAGCACTTAATTTGCTACGCTGTTAAAGCCAACTCCAATATCGCGGTGTTAAATGTGCTGGCGCGCTTGGGTTCGGGTTTTGACATCGTCTCTATAGGCGAGCTAGAGCGGGTATTAGCCGCCGGTGGTGAGGCTAGCAAAATCGTCTATTCCGGTGTGGCTAAAACCCAAGCCGATATCGCCCACGCCCTTAAGGCCGGTATACACTGCTTTAATGTAGAGTCAGAAGACGAGTTAGAAGCCATTAACCAAGTGGCCGCCCAGCTCAATATGCCCGCACGCGTGTCGCTGCGCCTCAACCCCAATGTGGATGCCAAAACCCATCCCTATATTTCTACCGGCTTAAAAGATAACAAATTCGGTATCGATATCGCCCGCGCGCCTAAAGTGTACCAACACGCCAACAGCCTTAGCCATATAGAGGTGATAGGTGTGGATTGCCACATAGGCTCGCAGCTCACCGACATCAGCCCCTTTTTAGATGCCCTAGACATACTACTGGCCTTAATCGACCAGCTAGCCGAGCAAGGCATTACTATTAAGCACCTAGATTTAGGCGGCGGCTTAGGGGTGCGTTACCACGATGAAACACCACCAGAGCCAGCCGAATACGTAGCGGCCGTGCTAGACCGCCTAGGCGACAGGAAACTTACCCTAGCCTTTGAGCCCGGCCGCTCTATTGCCGCCAATGCCGGTGTGTTGCTAACCAAGGTGGAGTACCTCAAGTGCAACCCGCATAAAAACTTTGCCATTATCGATGCCGCCATGAACGACATGATACGCCCAGCCCTGTACCAAGCGTGGATGAACATACTCCCCGTTACGCCCAGAGCCGAGGGCCAGTCGCGAAGCTACGATATTGTTGGCCCGGTATGCGAAACTGGCGATTTTTTAGGTAAAGACCGCGAACTAATATTAGAACAGGGCGACTTATTAGCTGTCGCTGGCGCTGGCGCCTATGGCTTTACCATGAGTTCCAATTACAATAGCCGAGGCCGCGCCGCAGAAATCATGGTCGATGGCGACAACTGCCATGTGATACGCGCCCGCGAAACCATCGCCGACCTGATGCTAGGTGAAGCCGTACTGCCCGGCTAG
- a CDS encoding FecCD family ABC transporter permease: MKRLNPRYLVTLTLLLLPLSLVIALTLGPEIINPLELFDVFATPSSNQLILEKIRLPRALMAAIIGATLAVAGVMMQGLFRNPLADPSLIGVTSGASAGASLAIVLGAGSAIAGVSFIALGAFAGAVLATTIVYRLASSSSGTSVATMLLAGIAISALAGALNSFFQYIADNHMLRQISLWQMGSLNGSSWPRLAMAYGVLGSLLLWMPRYSRALNAMLLGESEARHLGIYVDRVKRQIIILVALVVGVAVALSGTISFVGLITPHIIRLLIGPDHRYLIPCSALAGAILLILADAVSRIAIAPSELPIGVVTAVLGAPFFLSLLRQQRNASLIAR; this comes from the coding sequence ATGAAAAGGTTAAACCCACGTTATTTAGTTACACTTACATTATTGCTACTGCCTTTGTCGTTAGTCATTGCGCTAACCCTTGGCCCAGAAATTATCAACCCTTTAGAGTTGTTTGATGTTTTTGCAACACCCTCATCGAATCAACTGATCTTAGAAAAAATTCGTCTACCCCGTGCCCTAATGGCCGCAATCATTGGCGCTACCTTAGCCGTAGCTGGGGTGATGATGCAGGGGCTGTTTCGTAATCCTTTGGCCGACCCTTCTTTAATTGGTGTTACCAGCGGTGCCTCGGCAGGTGCCAGCTTAGCAATAGTGTTAGGTGCAGGCAGTGCGATTGCCGGTGTCTCTTTTATAGCCTTGGGCGCTTTTGCCGGTGCTGTATTGGCTACCACTATTGTTTATAGGTTGGCTTCTAGTAGCAGCGGCACATCAGTGGCGACTATGCTACTGGCTGGTATTGCCATTAGTGCGTTGGCGGGGGCTTTAAATAGTTTCTTTCAGTACATCGCCGACAATCATATGTTGCGTCAAATCAGCTTGTGGCAAATGGGTTCGCTTAATGGCAGCAGCTGGCCGCGTTTGGCCATGGCCTATGGCGTGTTAGGCAGCTTGTTATTATGGATGCCACGTTATAGTCGGGCTCTTAATGCCATGTTATTGGGTGAATCAGAGGCACGCCATTTAGGTATCTATGTTGATAGAGTAAAGCGCCAAATTATTATTTTAGTGGCCTTGGTGGTGGGCGTGGCGGTAGCGCTAAGCGGCACTATCTCGTTTGTGGGTTTAATTACTCCGCATATCATTCGCCTATTAATTGGCCCCGATCACCGTTACTTAATTCCCTGTTCCGCCCTGGCGGGGGCGATTTTATTAATATTGGCCGATGCGGTTTCGCGCATAGCCATAGCGCCCAGCGAGTTGCCCATAGGTGTAGTTACCGCCGTATTGGGCGCGCCTTTCTTTTTATCACTATTACGCCAGCAGCGTAATGCCAGCTTAATCGCGAGGTAA
- a CDS encoding TonB-dependent receptor domain-containing protein has protein sequence MKTLLSLAISALASGAVIAADQNGNSNDKAEQTLVTATRTQQSYAETLASVTVFSREDIEKYQAKSVAELLAKAPGLSIVNNGGRGAQTSVSLRGNQSDHTLFLVDGIRVGSATLGSTAVEYLDPEMIERIEIVRGPKSSLYGSDALGGVVNIITRKGNANRPLIVKAGVGNHDTRDASVNVGHKGENYQASLTASYVYTGGYDFTDDKTAPSDDDDAYRQRAIGFNGSYNPIQGVTLGLSYQLNEAESEYDRSCYGYTCAPYTDSKTEALNVNAAWQLLDTVSTSLSIGSSKDETETLFDDQSFSGGVFNTEKTDLSWQNDIRVHDNVLLTLGYDYLNEEVSGSTAYSEDERDNHAGFAQVQFVQGAVSANLGARNDDNEQFGSYDTYNASVGYDIRANLKVVASYGEAFKAPTFNDLYYPFFGNPNTVPEESDTYELAFKGFGNDYSWAVSAYKNNVKNLIQYNAAIFANDQIATATIKGIDASFEKEILGWDVNTSLTLLDTQDDTTGNDLARKPEQAINIDIDRSFDQWSVGASIYGASSRYNEADNSTKLNGYGTVALRGAYRLDQEWKLQLKVDNLFEKEYVTAVGRLGDYRTPGLELLFSVVYTPAI, from the coding sequence ATGAAAACATTATTATCTTTGGCTATTTCAGCCCTTGCCTCTGGCGCAGTTATTGCGGCAGACCAAAACGGCAATAGCAATGACAAAGCCGAACAAACCCTAGTAACTGCTACCCGCACCCAGCAAAGCTATGCGGAAACCTTAGCATCAGTCACGGTATTTAGCCGTGAAGATATAGAAAAATACCAAGCCAAAAGCGTGGCAGAGTTATTAGCTAAAGCGCCGGGCTTAAGTATTGTCAATAACGGTGGTCGTGGCGCGCAAACTAGCGTGAGCCTAAGAGGCAATCAATCAGACCACACCCTGTTTTTAGTCGATGGTATACGCGTAGGCAGCGCTACATTAGGTAGTACGGCTGTTGAATATCTAGACCCAGAGATGATAGAGCGCATAGAAATTGTGCGCGGGCCAAAATCCAGTTTATATGGCTCTGATGCCTTAGGCGGGGTGGTCAATATTATTACCCGTAAAGGTAATGCCAATCGGCCTTTAATCGTTAAGGCCGGTGTGGGTAATCACGACACTAGAGATGCTTCGGTAAACGTGGGCCATAAAGGTGAAAACTATCAAGCCAGCTTAACCGCCTCCTATGTCTACACCGGCGGCTATGATTTCACTGATGATAAAACCGCACCCAGTGATGACGACGATGCCTATAGGCAGCGCGCTATAGGTTTTAATGGCAGCTACAACCCCATACAGGGCGTTACTCTGGGTTTGAGCTATCAGCTTAACGAAGCTGAGTCTGAGTATGATAGAAGTTGCTACGGTTATACTTGCGCACCTTATACCGATAGTAAAACGGAAGCGCTGAATGTTAATGCCGCTTGGCAGTTACTCGATACCGTCTCTACGTCATTGAGCATAGGTTCATCTAAAGATGAAACCGAAACCTTATTTGACGACCAGTCTTTTAGCGGCGGCGTATTTAATACCGAAAAAACCGATCTGTCTTGGCAAAATGACATTCGTGTTCACGACAATGTGTTATTAACCTTGGGCTACGATTACTTAAATGAAGAAGTTTCAGGCTCAACCGCATACAGCGAAGATGAGCGTGATAACCATGCCGGTTTTGCGCAAGTGCAATTTGTGCAGGGTGCTGTTTCTGCAAACCTAGGTGCCAGAAATGACGATAACGAGCAGTTCGGTAGTTACGATACTTATAACGCCTCGGTGGGTTACGATATACGTGCCAATTTAAAAGTGGTAGCCAGCTATGGTGAAGCGTTTAAGGCGCCGACCTTTAATGATCTTTATTATCCCTTCTTTGGCAACCCTAATACGGTTCCTGAAGAAAGTGACACCTATGAGCTAGCGTTTAAAGGTTTTGGAAATGATTACAGCTGGGCAGTGAGTGCGTATAAGAATAATGTGAAAAACTTAATTCAATATAACGCCGCTATTTTTGCTAATGATCAAATCGCCACAGCAACCATTAAAGGTATCGATGCTTCTTTTGAAAAAGAAATTCTGGGCTGGGATGTGAATACCTCGCTGACCTTACTCGATACCCAAGATGATACTACCGGCAATGACTTGGCGCGCAAACCCGAGCAGGCCATTAACATAGATATCGATCGCAGCTTTGACCAGTGGTCTGTGGGTGCAAGCATTTACGGCGCAAGCAGCCGCTATAATGAAGCCGACAACAGCACCAAGCTCAATGGCTATGGTACTGTGGCTTTACGCGGTGCTTATAGGCTAGATCAAGAATGGAAACTACAGCTGAAAGTCGATAACCTGTTTGAAAAAGAATATGTAACCGCTGTAGGTCGTTTAGGTGACTATAGAACACCCGGCCTAGAGTTGTTATTTTCTGTGGTTTATACGCCTGCTATATAG
- a CDS encoding glutaminase: MTNTPDYQQVFQEVAAHLKNVDDCGKVASYIPELSKIDPNKLGIHLTTTKQEHYAFGDYDETFSIQSIAKVFSLTLALKIVGKDMWNRVGVEPSGSPFNSLVQLEYEKGIPRNPFINAGAIVVCDILVSHLHNPKHDLLEFIRSSSGLAHINYSPKLVESEKNTGYRNYAVANFMKDFGNIHNDVETVLDLYFHLCSIEMSCKDLTQAFLFLAAGGVNPITNNTIISRERTKRINSIMLMCGFYDEAGEFAFKTGLPGKSGVGGGIVAVHPGEFCIAVWSPKLNSRGNSYMGMRLLEAITTKTKSSIF; encoded by the coding sequence ATGACCAACACCCCAGATTACCAACAGGTATTTCAAGAAGTAGCCGCCCATTTAAAAAATGTAGACGACTGCGGTAAGGTTGCCTCATATATCCCCGAACTCAGCAAGATAGACCCCAATAAATTAGGCATACACCTTACTACCACCAAGCAAGAGCACTATGCCTTTGGTGACTACGATGAAACTTTTTCTATACAAAGCATAGCCAAAGTATTCTCCCTGACCTTAGCCTTAAAAATTGTAGGCAAAGACATGTGGAACAGAGTAGGCGTGGAGCCTTCGGGCTCGCCGTTTAACTCCTTGGTGCAGTTAGAGTACGAAAAAGGTATACCTCGCAACCCCTTTATCAATGCCGGTGCGATTGTGGTGTGCGATATTTTGGTAAGCCACCTGCACAATCCCAAACACGATCTATTGGAATTTATCCGTAGCAGCTCGGGCCTTGCCCATATTAACTACTCCCCCAAATTGGTTGAGTCGGAAAAAAATACCGGTTACAGAAATTATGCCGTTGCTAATTTTATGAAAGATTTTGGCAATATACACAATGACGTAGAGACCGTATTGGATTTATATTTTCACCTGTGCTCCATTGAAATGAGCTGTAAAGACCTGACCCAGGCTTTCTTATTTCTCGCCGCCGGTGGTGTAAACCCTATCACCAATAACACAATTATCAGCAGGGAAAGAACCAAGCGTATCAATTCTATTATGCTGATGTGCGGTTTTTATGACGAAGCCGGTGAGTTTGCCTTTAAAACTGGCTTGCCCGGCAAGAGTGGCGTAGGGGGCGGTATCGTTGCGGTACACCCCGGTGAATTCTGTATTGCGGTTTGGAGCCCCAAGCTCAACAGCCGCGGCAACTCTTATATGGGCATGCGACTACTTGAGGCCATTACCACCAAAACCAAGTCGTCTATATTTTAG
- a CDS encoding class I adenylate cyclase — MSTHNPASSDSGQATIDYGIDRKQLKNVKERFLQVNSVRLERTQNALGDRQQVFLQLLPLLFHVNHPILPGYVTHQTPFGVSNYTPNKEQRLAATKLARSFTYRFQPPIGQQINALFLMGSCGTVAQSDRSDIDIWVCHSNDIDQQGLLQLRQKCDKISAWAMSIGVEAHCFLMDSEKFKQGERENLSGEDCGSSQHYLLLDEFYRTGLLLAGRIPIWWLCPPEQEPRYDDYVNTLITKRFIPSDDVLDFGNVGQIPAGEFVGAGIWQLYKGIDSPYKSTLKILLSEVYADQYPNIEPLSSGFKRAIYNNLLDIDELDPYVMVFRKLEQYLLARNEKQRLELIRRCFYFKVGKALSRPQTQSVKSWQRQLLEKLTGEWQWPREYIHTLDAKDKWKVARVMDEQKDIVRELTNSYRFLLDFARRTKATALINSSDMTLLGRKLYAAFERKAGKVEWINPGISNSLAEDYLNFYYVENSNHSYWGVSTEILSSKDTEQHEPLKRGDHLIALLAWCHFNGLLSSHTRCNIIGGPHAVNEFELLNLIRALQKSLPIASQYTDHAAEANTQFSRPMRPSQLQLFINIGTDPLSHIRSQGIERLSDQTDSLSYSGMRENLVLNIEQVLVNSWGELITQRYDGESALLRCLRDYLQMIPPGAGKALPHIEIHCYCASRASAISNRVEELFNDIASCYYRDNKPASSRYILNMQHDYYILQFNNQQPSIENMGEYNDMQDYIGGNQTHFSPLVFDRHCQSNNPVAALSPYMQADNIQVFYLCQQQKSDIYIVDEKGAVSHFNTPCLDKKNFLTPLDMFLQSTRFRQNNETIDIEIIDTETIDSQSDLSSVAQDNIKDVDYYEIISKKTSYTIVRNNPINHEGCPNFFNVQAIAKRNDNGMLLFTIYCDQKEFSEQEYGGELYNTVAKHILQRRQSKQRYPCYITDLDLSLSNENIGLSTPTNRYLFYKKRLEQALNTALLNI; from the coding sequence ATGTCGACACATAATCCCGCAAGCAGCGATAGTGGCCAGGCCACTATCGATTACGGTATAGATAGAAAGCAGCTAAAAAACGTTAAGGAGCGTTTTTTACAGGTTAATAGTGTGCGCCTAGAACGCACCCAAAACGCGCTGGGCGACAGGCAGCAGGTTTTTTTACAGCTGCTGCCGCTATTATTCCACGTTAACCACCCTATACTGCCCGGCTATGTTACTCACCAAACCCCCTTTGGGGTGAGCAACTACACGCCCAATAAAGAGCAGCGGCTAGCTGCCACCAAACTAGCCCGCAGCTTTACCTATCGCTTTCAGCCGCCTATAGGGCAGCAAATTAACGCCCTGTTTTTAATGGGTTCCTGTGGCACGGTAGCCCAATCCGATCGTTCCGATATTGATATCTGGGTGTGCCATAGCAATGACATAGATCAGCAAGGCCTGCTACAACTGCGGCAAAAATGCGACAAAATTAGCGCATGGGCCATGAGCATAGGGGTAGAAGCTCACTGTTTTTTGATGGATAGCGAAAAATTTAAACAGGGCGAACGCGAAAACCTTTCCGGTGAAGACTGCGGCAGCAGCCAACATTATTTATTATTGGATGAATTTTACCGCACCGGTTTATTGCTGGCTGGCCGCATACCTATTTGGTGGCTATGCCCCCCCGAACAAGAGCCGCGCTACGACGACTATGTTAATACGCTAATCACTAAGCGCTTTATACCTAGCGATGATGTGTTGGATTTTGGCAACGTCGGCCAAATTCCAGCCGGTGAATTTGTCGGTGCAGGCATATGGCAATTATATAAAGGCATAGACTCGCCCTATAAATCCACCCTTAAAATATTACTGTCCGAAGTCTACGCCGACCAATACCCCAACATAGAGCCCTTAAGCTCCGGCTTTAAACGCGCCATCTATAACAACCTGCTCGACATCGATGAGCTAGACCCTTACGTTATGGTGTTTAGAAAACTGGAGCAGTACCTGCTGGCCCGCAACGAAAAACAACGCTTAGAGCTAATACGCCGCTGTTTTTATTTTAAAGTAGGCAAGGCCTTAAGCCGGCCGCAAACCCAAAGCGTTAAATCTTGGCAAAGACAATTACTGGAAAAACTCACCGGTGAGTGGCAGTGGCCACGTGAGTATATACACACGCTAGACGCCAAAGATAAATGGAAGGTGGCGCGCGTTATGGACGAGCAAAAAGACATAGTGCGCGAGCTCACCAACAGCTACCGTTTTTTATTAGACTTTGCTCGCCGCACCAAGGCTACCGCCCTAATCAACTCCTCAGACATGACTCTATTAGGGCGTAAACTATACGCGGCCTTTGAGCGTAAAGCGGGCAAAGTAGAATGGATAAACCCAGGAATATCCAACAGCTTGGCCGAAGACTACCTCAACTTTTACTATGTAGAAAACAGCAATCACAGTTACTGGGGGGTAAGCACCGAAATACTGTCGAGTAAAGATACTGAGCAACACGAACCACTTAAACGCGGCGACCATTTAATCGCACTACTGGCCTGGTGCCATTTTAACGGTTTGCTGAGCAGCCACACCCGCTGCAATATTATAGGCGGGCCACATGCCGTTAATGAATTTGAACTGCTCAACCTGATACGGGCCCTACAAAAATCACTGCCCATCGCCAGCCAATACACCGACCATGCCGCCGAAGCTAACACACAGTTTTCACGGCCTATGCGCCCCAGCCAGCTGCAATTATTTATCAATATAGGCACCGATCCGCTATCTCATATACGCAGCCAGGGCATAGAACGGCTTAGCGACCAAACCGACAGCCTAAGCTACAGCGGTATGCGTGAAAACTTGGTACTCAACATAGAGCAAGTGTTAGTTAACAGCTGGGGCGAATTAATTACCCAACGTTACGATGGCGAAAGCGCCTTACTGCGCTGCCTGCGCGACTACTTACAAATGATTCCACCGGGTGCAGGTAAAGCGCTGCCTCACATAGAAATTCATTGCTATTGCGCCAGCCGCGCCAGCGCCATTAGCAACCGGGTTGAAGAATTATTTAATGATATTGCCAGCTGTTACTACCGCGACAATAAACCTGCCAGCAGCCGCTACATCCTTAACATGCAGCACGACTACTACATCTTGCAGTTTAATAATCAACAACCCAGCATAGAAAATATGGGTGAATATAACGATATGCAAGATTATATAGGCGGCAACCAAACCCATTTCAGCCCCTTGGTTTTTGATCGCCATTGCCAAAGTAATAATCCTGTGGCGGCGCTAAGCCCTTATATGCAGGCCGACAACATCCAAGTGTTTTATTTATGCCAACAACAAAAATCCGACATTTATATTGTTGATGAAAAAGGCGCCGTCAGCCACTTCAACACCCCCTGCTTAGACAAAAAGAATTTCTTAACGCCATTGGATATGTTTTTACAATCCACCCGCTTTCGTCAAAACAATGAAACCATAGACATTGAAATAATCGATACTGAAACTATCGACAGCCAAAGCGACCTTAGCTCTGTCGCACAAGACAACATAAAAGATGTGGATTACTACGAGATTATTAGCAAAAAAACCAGCTACACTATCGTGCGCAATAACCCCATCAACCACGAAGGCTGCCCCAATTTTTTTAATGTGCAAGCCATAGCCAAGCGCAACGATAACGGTATGTTACTGTTTACTATTTACTGCGACCAAAAAGAATTTAGCGAGCAGGAATACGGCGGCGAACTCTATAACACCGTTGCCAAGCACATACTGCAACGCCGGCAATCCAAGCAACGCTACCCCTGTTACATTACCGACCTAGATTTAAGCCTAAGCAACGAAAATATAGGTTTAAGCACCCCCACCAATCGTTATTTATTTTATAAAAAACGATTGGAGCAGGCACTCAATACTGCATTGTTAAATATTTAA
- the lptM gene encoding LPS translocon maturation chaperone LptM → MRLPAPFILISLLLLLAGCGQKGPLFLPTDEMPEQSNQADIQPGNQSANQSGDQQPDAPVAASDANAN, encoded by the coding sequence ATGCGCCTGCCTGCACCTTTCATATTGATTAGCTTATTACTGCTATTAGCTGGCTGCGGCCAAAAAGGGCCTTTATTTCTGCCCACCGATGAAATGCCGGAGCAAAGCAATCAGGCAGACATCCAACCAGGCAATCAGTCAGCTAATCAATCAGGGGATCAACAGCCTGATGCGCCAGTAGCGGCTAGCGACGCCAACGCTAACTAA
- a CDS encoding heme ABC transporter ATP-binding protein has product MMLQLKHLQLQLDHAAILNNVSADINAGELVVVLGPNGAGKSSFLKVASGELSPDSGEVNYCSQPIRDWPLLAKAKQCAVLAQHQLLDFPFTASEVVALGRTPHDTGLLIDNDIIKEALNLMGVGQLRHQPYTQLSGGEKQRVQLARVLAQVWQGRCLLLLDEPTAALDFSHQQQVMTIFKRKAMAGSAVLMVLHDLNLAASFADKIILMDQGYIKAVGTPEQVLQESLLEDVFKLKFHRVVHPTSGKHLFVS; this is encoded by the coding sequence ATGATGCTGCAGCTCAAACATCTACAATTACAGTTAGACCATGCCGCTATTTTAAACAATGTGAGTGCCGACATTAATGCCGGTGAGTTGGTGGTGGTGTTGGGCCCTAACGGTGCTGGTAAGTCATCATTTTTAAAAGTCGCCAGTGGTGAACTTAGCCCCGATAGTGGCGAGGTGAACTACTGCTCGCAGCCCATACGGGATTGGCCGCTATTAGCAAAGGCCAAGCAGTGCGCGGTATTGGCACAACATCAGCTATTGGATTTTCCTTTTACCGCTAGCGAAGTAGTGGCCTTAGGCCGCACTCCTCACGATACTGGTTTACTTATTGATAATGACATTATTAAAGAAGCCTTAAATTTGATGGGCGTAGGCCAGCTACGCCATCAGCCCTATACCCAATTGTCCGGCGGTGAAAAACAGCGTGTGCAATTGGCGCGGGTGTTGGCGCAGGTGTGGCAGGGCCGCTGTTTATTATTGCTAGACGAGCCTACCGCCGCCTTAGATTTTTCCCACCAACAGCAAGTGATGACTATTTTTAAACGCAAAGCTATGGCCGGTAGCGCAGTGCTAATGGTGCTGCACGATTTAAATTTAGCCGCCAGCTTTGCCGATAAAATTATTTTAATGGACCAAGGCTATATTAAAGCCGTGGGCACACCCGAGCAAGTTCTACAAGAGTCGCTATTAGAAGACGTGTTTAAATTAAAATTTCACCGCGTAGTGCATCCCACTAGCGGTAAACATTTGTTTGTAAGCTGA
- a CDS encoding DUF3187 family protein, whose amino-acid sequence MQIDKVVKTLAMASTIAVSGTSYGASLDQPFLSANRNPLVQIHGLPDAQSAKLTRSGYWQGALSAENSNTFVVESRGDEAITLDGETYRSTLNWKYGLAQGWELGLSLPVISHQGGALDGFIEDWHDAFGLPDGDRVNYPQDQLRYAYQNGEQVLLDMQDNGQGLGDVTLAAAYQIAKNAQRSWALRAGYKFSTGSVDRLRGSDAADSYISLHLTDRTLKDDYGINFHLSGGLLNLGDGEVLAQQQEDQVWFGSTTLSWAYSESLSFKTQLDFHSAFYNSALKQIGDDSVQLLLGASIKVTEKLVLDFSISEDIAVETAPDVVFMFALRMGEWR is encoded by the coding sequence GTGCAGATTGATAAAGTGGTAAAAACCTTGGCGATGGCATCGACCATAGCCGTGAGTGGCACAAGCTATGGGGCTAGCTTGGATCAGCCCTTTCTCAGCGCCAATCGCAACCCCTTGGTGCAAATACATGGCCTGCCCGACGCCCAAAGCGCCAAGCTGACTCGCAGCGGTTACTGGCAGGGGGCGTTAAGCGCCGAGAACAGCAATACCTTTGTCGTTGAAAGCCGCGGTGATGAGGCGATTACTTTAGATGGCGAAACTTACCGCTCAACGCTTAATTGGAAGTATGGCCTAGCGCAGGGTTGGGAGTTGGGTTTAAGCTTGCCGGTGATTAGCCATCAAGGCGGTGCTCTGGATGGCTTCATAGAGGACTGGCACGATGCCTTTGGGTTGCCCGATGGCGATAGAGTGAATTACCCCCAAGATCAACTGCGCTACGCCTACCAAAATGGCGAGCAAGTGCTGTTGGATATGCAGGACAATGGCCAGGGCTTAGGCGATGTGACGCTGGCCGCGGCTTATCAAATAGCAAAAAACGCCCAACGTAGTTGGGCCCTGCGCGCCGGTTATAAATTTTCCACGGGCAGTGTCGACAGGCTGCGCGGTTCCGATGCGGCCGATAGTTATATAAGCCTGCACCTAACGGACCGCACATTAAAAGACGATTACGGTATTAACTTTCACCTCAGCGGTGGCCTGCTAAATTTGGGCGATGGCGAAGTACTGGCGCAACAGCAAGAGGATCAAGTATGGTTTGGCTCTACTACCTTAAGCTGGGCTTATAGCGAGAGCCTGTCGTTTAAAACCCAATTGGATTTTCACAGCGCCTTTTATAATAGTGCCTTGAAACAAATAGGCGATGACTCGGTGCAGTTATTGCTGGGCGCCAGTATTAAAGTGACTGAGAAATTAGTGTTGGATTTTTCGATTAGCGAAGATATCGCGGTAGAAACTGCACCTGATGTGGTGTTTATGTTTGCATTAAGAATGGGTGAGTGGAGGTAA
- a CDS encoding DMT family transporter translates to MNHWFFLSLAIIAEVIATSALKHSEGFTKLWPTLITAVGYTIAFYLLSLTLRTLPMGIAYAVWSGAGIVLISLVGWLAFKQSLDTAAIIGMCFIVLGVAIINTYSNSMSHG, encoded by the coding sequence ATGAATCACTGGTTCTTTCTATCACTAGCCATTATTGCCGAAGTTATCGCCACCTCGGCGCTAAAACATAGCGAAGGTTTTACTAAATTGTGGCCCACTCTTATCACCGCGGTAGGCTATACGATAGCGTTTTACTTATTATCCTTAACACTGCGCACCCTGCCTATGGGCATAGCTTATGCGGTATGGTCGGGGGCAGGCATAGTGCTAATTTCATTAGTAGGCTGGCTGGCATTTAAGCAAAGTCTTGATACGGCCGCTATCATAGGGATGTGCTTTATTGTTTTAGGCGTGGCTATTATCAACACCTACTCTAATAGCATGAGTCACGGCTAA